One Cucumis sativus cultivar 9930 chromosome 1, Cucumber_9930_V3, whole genome shotgun sequence DNA segment encodes these proteins:
- the LOC101216340 gene encoding tobamovirus multiplication protein 1 isoform X2 yields MTFELIEDSCFPPLLFGVHVGLALLDAIIAVLAFYQLARIQSRDSRGWTRQKVFHLLIGSSNLGYLAYFILSLFAACNGWLCWSGSCGFVFMAFPKILVLALFLLLLSFWVDLCHQPEDEDDEDEERSFEEGLLEKISSKPSTSNTDWSRRWWVPVRLPHVGSRQNLVILVVTIIFVLTLAFAVILWLEMGNISIDSLVAVQVVYVDLFAVMTLLLGGALAFYGLLLFLKMRRVRSERASSEILKVAGLAAVSVVCFTSSALVAFLTNIPVPIQWQRQYHIYGAYTSILQITYYFIGSTIPSAFVLWIMRELPPWIAASSQEQTRTITFVCDDAATVHRPQEWTLTTNSPVPSRGSPI; encoded by the exons ATGACTTTTGAACTAATTGAAGACTCTTGTTTTCCACCCCTTTTGTTTGGTGTACATGTGGGTCTTGCTCTTCTTGATGCCATTATTGCAGTTCTTGCATTTTATCAG TTAGCGAGGATTCAATCAAGAGATTCACGTGGTTGGACTCGTCAAAAA GTGTTTCATCTATTGATTGGTTCTTCTAACTTGG GTTATTTAGCTTATTTTATCTTGAGTCTTTTTGCCGCTTGCAATGGGTGGCTATGTTGGTCAGGTTCTTGTGGTTTCGTTTTTATGG CCTTCCCCAAAATTCTAGTTCTCgctttgtttcttcttcttttgtcattCTG GGTTGACCTTTGCCATCAGCCAGAGGATGAAGATGACGAGGATGAAGAGAGGAGTTTCGAGGAAGGCTTATTGGAGAAGATCTCTAGTAAACCAAGTACATCAAATACCGATTGGAGCAGGAGATGGTGGGTTCCTGTACGACTGCCACATGTTGGAAGCCGTCAAAATTTAGTAATACTG GTGGTCACAATTATCTTTGTTTTAACATTGGCATTTGCTGTGATACTGTGGCTTGAGATGGGAAACATATCCATTGATTCTTTGGTAGCTGTTCAG GTAGTATATGTAGATCTTTTTGCTGTAATGACACTCTTATTAGGAGGCGCATTAGCTTTCTATG GATTGCTCTTGttcttgaaaatgagaagagtCAGATCTGAGAGGGCATCATCTGAAATATTGAAg GTTGCAGGTTTGGCTGCCGTGTCAGTTGTATGTTTCACTTCAAGTGCACTTGTAgcttttttaacaaatatccCG GTACCGATTCAATGGCAACGGCAATATCACATTTATGGTGCATATACTTCTATTTTGCAgattacatattattttatag GATCAACTATTCCTTCAGCATTTGTTCTCTGGATCATGAGAGAATTACCACCATGGATTGCAGCTAGTTCCCAAGAACAAACAAGAACAATAACCTTTGTTTGTGACGATGCTGCAACCGTACATCGTCCTCAGGAATGGACTTTGACGACAAATTCTCCG GTACCATCAAGGGGTAGTCCCATATAA
- the LOC101216340 gene encoding tobamovirus multiplication protein 1 isoform X1 produces MTFELIEDSCFPPLLFGVHVGLALLDAIIAVLAFYQLARIQSRDSRGWTRQKVFHLLIGSSNLGYLAYFILSLFAACNGWLCWSGSCGFVFMAFPKILVLALFLLLLSFWVDLCHQPEDEDDEDEERSFEEGLLEKISSKPSTSNTDWSRRWWVPVRLPHVGSRQNLVILVVTIIFVLTLAFAVILWLEMGNISIDSLVAVQVVYVDLFAVMTLLLGGALAFYGLLLFLKMRRVRSERASSEILKVAGLAAVSVVCFTSSALVAFLTNIPVPIQWQRQYHIYGAYTSILQITYYFIGSTIPSAFVLWIMRELPPWIAASSQEQTRTITFVCDDAATVHRPQEWTLTTNSPVCISLELFNLLISSC; encoded by the exons ATGACTTTTGAACTAATTGAAGACTCTTGTTTTCCACCCCTTTTGTTTGGTGTACATGTGGGTCTTGCTCTTCTTGATGCCATTATTGCAGTTCTTGCATTTTATCAG TTAGCGAGGATTCAATCAAGAGATTCACGTGGTTGGACTCGTCAAAAA GTGTTTCATCTATTGATTGGTTCTTCTAACTTGG GTTATTTAGCTTATTTTATCTTGAGTCTTTTTGCCGCTTGCAATGGGTGGCTATGTTGGTCAGGTTCTTGTGGTTTCGTTTTTATGG CCTTCCCCAAAATTCTAGTTCTCgctttgtttcttcttcttttgtcattCTG GGTTGACCTTTGCCATCAGCCAGAGGATGAAGATGACGAGGATGAAGAGAGGAGTTTCGAGGAAGGCTTATTGGAGAAGATCTCTAGTAAACCAAGTACATCAAATACCGATTGGAGCAGGAGATGGTGGGTTCCTGTACGACTGCCACATGTTGGAAGCCGTCAAAATTTAGTAATACTG GTGGTCACAATTATCTTTGTTTTAACATTGGCATTTGCTGTGATACTGTGGCTTGAGATGGGAAACATATCCATTGATTCTTTGGTAGCTGTTCAG GTAGTATATGTAGATCTTTTTGCTGTAATGACACTCTTATTAGGAGGCGCATTAGCTTTCTATG GATTGCTCTTGttcttgaaaatgagaagagtCAGATCTGAGAGGGCATCATCTGAAATATTGAAg GTTGCAGGTTTGGCTGCCGTGTCAGTTGTATGTTTCACTTCAAGTGCACTTGTAgcttttttaacaaatatccCG GTACCGATTCAATGGCAACGGCAATATCACATTTATGGTGCATATACTTCTATTTTGCAgattacatattattttatag GATCAACTATTCCTTCAGCATTTGTTCTCTGGATCATGAGAGAATTACCACCATGGATTGCAGCTAGTTCCCAAGAACAAACAAGAACAATAACCTTTGTTTGTGACGATGCTGCAACCGTACATCGTCCTCAGGAATGGACTTTGACGACAAATTCTCCGGTTTGTATTTCATTAGAATTATTTAACCTTCTTATATCATCCTGCTga
- the LOC101216340 gene encoding tobamovirus multiplication protein 1 isoform X3, translating into MTFELIEDSCFPPLLFGVHVGLALLDAIIAVLAFYQLARIQSRDSRGWTRQKVFHLLIGSSNLGYLAYFILSLFAACNGWLCWSGSCGFVFMAFPKILVLALFLLLLSFWVDLCHQPEDEDDEDEERSFEEGLLEKISSKPSTSNTDWSRRWWVPVRLPHVGSRQNLVILVVTIIFVLTLAFAVILWLEMGNISIDSLVAVQVVYVDLFAVMTLLLGGALAFYGLLLFLKMRRVRSERASSEILKVAGLAAVSVVCFTSSALVAFLTNIPVPIQWQRQYHIYGAYTSILQITYYFIGHLPT; encoded by the exons ATGACTTTTGAACTAATTGAAGACTCTTGTTTTCCACCCCTTTTGTTTGGTGTACATGTGGGTCTTGCTCTTCTTGATGCCATTATTGCAGTTCTTGCATTTTATCAG TTAGCGAGGATTCAATCAAGAGATTCACGTGGTTGGACTCGTCAAAAA GTGTTTCATCTATTGATTGGTTCTTCTAACTTGG GTTATTTAGCTTATTTTATCTTGAGTCTTTTTGCCGCTTGCAATGGGTGGCTATGTTGGTCAGGTTCTTGTGGTTTCGTTTTTATGG CCTTCCCCAAAATTCTAGTTCTCgctttgtttcttcttcttttgtcattCTG GGTTGACCTTTGCCATCAGCCAGAGGATGAAGATGACGAGGATGAAGAGAGGAGTTTCGAGGAAGGCTTATTGGAGAAGATCTCTAGTAAACCAAGTACATCAAATACCGATTGGAGCAGGAGATGGTGGGTTCCTGTACGACTGCCACATGTTGGAAGCCGTCAAAATTTAGTAATACTG GTGGTCACAATTATCTTTGTTTTAACATTGGCATTTGCTGTGATACTGTGGCTTGAGATGGGAAACATATCCATTGATTCTTTGGTAGCTGTTCAG GTAGTATATGTAGATCTTTTTGCTGTAATGACACTCTTATTAGGAGGCGCATTAGCTTTCTATG GATTGCTCTTGttcttgaaaatgagaagagtCAGATCTGAGAGGGCATCATCTGAAATATTGAAg GTTGCAGGTTTGGCTGCCGTGTCAGTTGTATGTTTCACTTCAAGTGCACTTGTAgcttttttaacaaatatccCG GTACCGATTCAATGGCAACGGCAATATCACATTTATGGTGCATATACTTCTATTTTGCAgattacatattattttatag GTCACCTACCTACTTAA
- the LOC101211025 gene encoding agamous-like MADS-box protein AGL29, translating to MGRRKIEMKMVKDRGSRQVTFSKRRNGLFKKATDLATLCGLEIAIVVFSPGGKAFSFGNPNVEEVVDRYLGCEWKANGNPGVRERGMLEKENEELLDLVKQLQMEKKKGEIMEKEMKSRGELMKIEDMDLNELLKLKESLEKLRKNVKIEESELEASSSLLLLANEKPVPGDG from the coding sequence ATGGGAAGGCGAAAGATCGAGATGAAAATGGTGAAGGATAGAGGTTCTAGACAAGTTACCTTCTCGAAGCGTCGAAACGGTCTGTTCAAGAAAGCGACCGATCTCGCAACTCTGTGCGGTTTAGAGATAGCGATTGTGGTTTTCTCTCCAGGCGGTAAGGCATTCTCGTTCGGCAATCCAAATGTAGAGGAGGTCGTAGATCGGTACCTAGGTTGTGAATGGAAGGCGAATGGGAATCCGGGGGTGAGGGAGAGGGGAATGTTGGAGAAGGAGAATGAGGAACTTTTAGATCTGGTTAAGCAGTTgcaaatggagaagaagaagggagagattatggagaaagagatgaaatcgAGAGGggaattgatgaaaattgaGGATATGGATTTGAATGAGCTCTTGAAATTGAAGGAATCGTTGGAAAAACTAAGAAAGAACGTGAAGATTGAAGAGAGCGAGTTGGAGGCTTCGTCTTCATTGCTGCTGCTTGCTAATGAAAAACCTGTTCCTGGAGATGGCTGA